The genomic window ATGCATCTGTGCAGGGCTGCAGGCAGTCGAGCACTTTATACTTGTACCTTTGGAATTTAATATTGCCAATGCCTCTACTTATCAAATGAAATTCACTATGCTCCATACCATGGTTCGGGTTAGTAAACAGTTCAGCAACCGAATATTGCTGTGACTTGCAGGCTGTTGGTTTTGATGGAGATGTCCGCAAGCAAGAGGATGCTGCCAGAGTGATTGCAGCAACGGTTGAGCATTTCGGCAAGCTGGACATTCTTGTCAATGGTGCTGCTGGCAACTTCCTTGCCTCCCCAGAGGATTTGAAGCCCAAGGGATTCCAAACTGGTACTCCATCATAACGTGCCCTTGTTTTGATTCAGTGTTATTCTTCATTCCAATTCTGTGTACACTGTTGTCATTATTACACTGCCTCAGTTTGTGTAGTTGTGCTAGGCTGTTACCTAAAGAACTAAAGTTGTATTAACTTTTGTTTATTGTACCACGGCCTTTAATACTATGTTTCAGAGAAGTTCGCATTGACAATATTTTCTCTCTGCAGTTCTTGACATTGACACTGTGGGTACATACACAATGTGTTATGAAGCCCTCAAGTATCTCAAAAAGGGTGGACCAGGGAGAGTTCCTTCCTCTGGTGGCCTTATCATTAACATAAGCGCTACGCTGCAATACACGGCAGCCTGGTACCAAATTCATGTCTCTGCCGCCAAGGTACTTGGACCTTCTCTGAACCGCTCTGCAAGAGAAAATCGATGAAGTATGTAGACTCCTCCTGATTGACCGGCTTGTATAGGCAGGTGTTGATAGTATCACAAGATCATTGGCTCTGGAATGGGGAACAGATTACGACATTAAAGTAAATGGAATTGCACCTGGACCAATTCAAGACACTCCAGGAATGAGGAAACTTGCGCCTGAAGAAATGAGCAAGGAGAAACGAGAAACGATGCCATTATTTAAGCTTGGGGAGAAATGGGACATAGCAATGGCCGCACTCTATCTAGCTTCTGATGCAGGTTAGCCGCTTGGCTGTGTTCTTCCCTGTTTTCTATCCAGATTATCAGAAAGCATTATACAGAGAATTTCAGTTAATACTGAGCATCCGCTTATCTGAAAGTTAGCCAGAAGACGTTGTGCCCATACTTATTGGACTAACAATCGTTCTGTTTTATATTCATGCATGCCTTTTAAGTAGTCAATGTAACCACCGTGGTTGATCTGTAATAAGTTTTAGCCTCATGTTGATGAAGAAACAGAAAATAGCCTCACCTGAAAACCTAGCCATTTTTCTTTTGTTGATGATTTCCAGACAGTTGATGTGTGGTACAATCTGATTTTCAGGAAAATATGTAAATGGGGCTATAATTATTGTTGACGGAGGCCTTTGGTTGAGTCGGCCTCGCCATATTCCCAAGGAGGAAGTGAAGGCACTCTCTAAAGTTGTCGAGAAGAAGGTTAGGGCCTCTGGTGTTGGGGTGCCATCCAGCAAATTGTGATGACATATCTGACTATGTAGCTCTTCGGTGTGTTCTGTATCATATATGTCCATATTGTTGTCCAAGTATTGTTGTCAGTTTGGCTATGTCACCAGTCCATGCACATGGCTTGTTAGCCGGCTGAGCAGAGAATATTTACTGTTGTCTCCCAATTTGCATTAGAAATAGTTGAGATCGGTATGGGATCCCAACCAAGAGGTGCTTATTGCCAAATATTCACATGCTAGAACATGGCAAATTGGCTGTCCGGAGTTGTAACTACCCTAAAATTAAGGGAAATGGGTGAAATTGTACGTGTACTAACAAAACATGTAACAGCTACATGTCTACACAAGATTTGAGCGAAAGATATTCGGAGGTCAAGCACATGCCAAGATTTGAGGGAAATGGGCACTGTCAATGGTTAGATTTAACCTGCGAAACCAATGGTCAAGACCAGTGGACAGATGGCTACCTGCACAAGCTATTGGGCCATCGTACTTCTGCTATGAGAATGTGGCACTTTGTTCCAAAAGGTGTCGAGACAACTATATCAAGATTTTTTGTATGGTATTTAACCAGAATTTTTGGACTCAAAGCTCTTCTATGCTCCCACGAGAAAAAGACGTTACATACATAACATGCCGCTATGCCACTTGAGACCTCTCCTCCCTTGTGGGTCCCTTGTGGGCTAAGGCTTTCCCTCGTACCAAGTGATGGTGGCTCTCATGGGACCTAAGGAGATTAATGGGATGTTTGGTTTGGGGGAGTGAAGTAGTACATCATCATCTTACTCTTTACTTTTTTGTTCGGTTTATGTAATAGAATGAGTTTCCATCATCACCTTATTCCTCACAAGCTAATTATTAGTACTAGTACGAGGAATGAGTTCATTCTACTAAATTTGAGGAATGAGTTCATGATTCATTCCCCAAATCAAATACTTCATAAATGCCTCCAAACTTGTGGAGCTTGTACGAAATTGTTATAGAGGATTTCACTAAcccttactccctccgtccaaattTGTAAGTCGTTCTGACCCTGTTCACttttcccaaattataagtcgtcgTACGGTCCCGTATTCATTCAGCTTCGGTCTATTCCAAAATTACCCTCGCCTCCGCTCGCTCGGTTGGCTCCTGCCTTTCGCCCGGTCGACTGCCTAGCTCCCTCCGCCCCAGATCTAGATCGAGCCTTCCCAAAATCACCGGCGTCTTGCTCCGCCTTCCCCCAAAATCGCCGGTGTCTTGCTCCGCCTTCCCCCAAAATCGCCGGCGTCTTTGGTCCCCTCTAATCTAGCAAGCGCTTCGATGTGCCTTCAAAACTGGAATCCACAAATGCCTCGTGCTGTCGCAGCTTGGGAGCTGGATCTGGGGCGGCGCAAGAAGAAGGGCAGAAGGCGGCAGCGGCGCCCATCTAGATTTAGTGTATGTACCTCCTCCTCTCCGAATCTTCATTAGGAATCTTGTATTGTTTGATAAAAACTTCATCTTTTCACTGATTTGGCCGGGGCGGCGCGTGGTTCGGCGAGGTGGTGCTTTCTCCCCCACCCCACCTCACCTCGCTCCCCGCGTCGGCGGCCACTACCGGCCCACCGCGCCTACTAATGGCAGGCGGATCTGGCCGCCCGCCCCCTCGCCCACGGAGATGAAGCGCCGCCGCCTCCCGTccgtcctcttcctcctcgcgcTCGCGCTCCTGTCCCTCGCCTTCCGCCGCTacctctccctccccctccccaTAGGCGCGTCCTGGTTCGCCGGGGGCAGCGACGCGCTGCTCCGGCGCCTCGCGGCCATCGACGTCGGCGGGGACCAGATCCTAGCCGAGGTGGCGGCGCTGCTCGCCAACAGTGGCATCCTCCTGGGGTCCCGTCGGGGCACGCAGATCGACGCGCACGACCTCGTCATCCGCCTCAACAACGCCCGCGTCGCGGGCTTCGCGCGCAACGTCGGCGCCCAGACGGGGATCTCCTTCGTCAACTCCAACATCCTCCACCGCTGCGCCGTCCGCTCCGCCGTCACCACGCCCGGATGCGGTTGCCACACCTATGGCCGCACCGTCCCGCTCGCAATGTACGTCTGCCAGCCCGCGCACCTCCTCGACGCGCTCATCTGCAACGCCACGGCCACGCCAGAGTCCCCGTTCCCGCTCCTCGTCATCGACGCGCGCCTCGGCGCGCTGTGCGCGCGCATCGCCAAGTACTACTCGATGCGCTGCTTCGTGGCCGCCACGGGGCAGCCGCCCAGCAACTGGACCCGAAGCCACGACGAGAGGTACTTCCACTACTTGTCGGCCCTGCAGGCGGTGGTCATGGTGCTCGGGGCGTGCGAGGTGAGGTGAGGTGGTTTCTGAACTGACGCCTTAGATGTGCTTGGGGTTGCTTTACTAGGAGCTGGTTGGCCTTGGGTATGGAGTATCTGAACAAATGCTTTGCAGTACGAGGGAGCCGTCGAGACGGATGGCAGAGAACAGAGAATCTGGGACACATTTTGCGCACACTTTCGGTATGTATGCTGTATTTGTGCGTTTTGGATTAGATGGTGTTTTTCGCTAGTGTTTCGTTGGTGTGCCTTGATGCTGAATTATGTGTTCTGTTCATATGGCATGGATGTGGATGCAACTTCATTATATGATGATACTCTTCTTCAGAGAGCTTGCGCTGATGGACTACTGCATGACGACAATCTACTATCCTTTGATGGCCGCTGCTTCTGCTGTGTACGCTGCTCGCTGCACGTTGAGGTAGAGTCCTCTCTGGACAGAAACTCTGAAGTACCAGATCGGCCTGACACGCCAGTGACGCCCAACTTCCTCACCTAGCTCACTAAGGTCACTTTCCATTTCAAAACTTAGTCACATTCAGTTTTCAGTACATCAGACGATTCAGACCCGAAGAAGTAGAGACATGTCTGAATGAATGTCTGAAACTCTGGTTGTTCTGTCTGTCAGCAAGAATATCTTGCGCTAATTAAGCAACTCCGCTCTGCCGTTAAAGTTTTGTGACTTCCAATTCAATCTAATAATGCAGAACAACTGGCTTATGGCTGTCATAAAATGATTCATGCATTATCCATGCTCAAAAGTGTCAAAGCTCAAAGTGTCAAAGTAGGCAACAAAACGATATTAAAAATTAGAGGTGATCCTTGGTGCTTTCTATGGCTTATGACTGTCGATAGTCCTTGGTGCTTCATACTGGTCTGTGTGAAGTAGAATTATGATACTCTCTAGCAGTCTAGAGTTTCATCTTGCCAGCAAAACAACTATTCTTAGTGTGCAGCCCCCatgttattattttattcctGTCAGTGATGCTTAGTTTACCAATCTACGTACACTGTTGTTAGTTCAGTATGATACTGTAGCAGATTGTTTGAGAAGCTCATTTATGATATCCACAAGAGCATAAAAAGTAagaaaaaaacacatgaattaaCTCTGAGCTGAGAAACTATTGATAACTGAAAACTGAGCTGAGAAACTATTGATGATTGAAAAATAATGGTGGAATGTTGCTTTCTTGCATGTGCAGGCTAAAAGATCAGTGAGAGAATGAGGCCACCTTGGAGTGACATTGCAGATAAGTATTGTCACTCATACATAGGTTCTGAATCAATATTTTGTTCCTCTCTATAAATTAAAAATAATCTCTGAAAATGTGCTAGCATAATCTTTACAAAATCTCTTATAGCAACACACTAAGATACTCAACCGAATTGTGCTAGATGGGCTAGTGTAGTAGCATAGAGACCATTCTCGCATGACAACCGAAGAGGTAACCTCTCTTCTCTTTCTAGGCGTTGCTTATTCATATGTGGGAGTTTGTACCAATTTCCTCCTCCAATTTTCATTACCTCTTTCATGCACAATTGTAGACTTAGGAATACTCGATTCAGAATTGCCTCATCATATTCTTCAAACTCTTCCTCCACATTATGAATTAGATCTTCAATAGTTTCTAGACTTCCACAATCAGTCAAGGACTGTATAGAGTTGAAGAAAccaagatccaaaacattcatgtCTAGGGAGTTTGCTGGCTGTTGCATTAGTCTAATGTCTAGACCAGTAGCTGCCACAGTTTCAAGAAAAGCTGGGTCATTTGGACGAACATGGGTTCTAGCATTGTCTTGTTGAATGAAAATAGTCTTGTCTGTATCTTCTTGTGGCCACTTATCTTTGATGGCTGGGATAACCTTTTCAAGCAAATATTGCCTCATCACCTCCCGGTTGACTATGATAGATTTAGTTTCTAAGGTCCCTCTTTCTCTGTTCTGGCTCCTTGCCGCAGGCACCTCTTTCACAAATGGCCATACTCCGAGCTTTCCAGAAAATGTCAAATTTCCTTCCTCATCATATTTTGGCCTACCTACAGCAGTCAGGAACATGACTTTACCAATGTTGTTCTTGTTCTGAATAGTGCGTTCAGGATCATCTTCTTCAGGCGTCAAGTAGTATTTTTCCCCTTTTTGGTCATAAAATACCATTTCTCATCAATATGCACTATATTCTGCATATCAACAAATCTAGGTTCTGCATGCCCTAGAGTTTCCTGATCCAACATTGAAATGCAGAACTGCAGTCTATCCCTTTTGTTGCTCTCTCTCAAGTGTGGCTTCAATGTACTGGAGTGGCGTCTTATCTCACCCAGCTTG from Miscanthus floridulus cultivar M001 chromosome 11, ASM1932011v1, whole genome shotgun sequence includes these protein-coding regions:
- the LOC136493663 gene encoding peroxisomal 2,4-dienoyl-CoA reductase [(3E)-enoyl-CoA-producing]-like; the encoded protein is MGRRREVLDKAVAALRSEGLTAVGFDGDVRKQEDAARVIAATVEHFGKLDILVNGAAGNFLASPEDLKPKGFQTVLDIDTVGTYTMCYEALKYLKKGGPGRVPSSGGLIINISATLQYTAAWYQIHVSAAKAGVDSITRSLALEWGTDYDIKVNGIAPGPIQDTPGMRKLAPEEMSKEKRETMPLFKLGEKWDIAMAALYLASDAGKYVNGAIIIVDGGLWLSRPRHIPKEEVKALSKVVEKKVRASGVGVPSSKL
- the LOC136492329 gene encoding sialyltransferase-like protein 2; the protein is MKRRRLPSVLFLLALALLSLAFRRYLSLPLPIGASWFAGGSDALLRRLAAIDVGGDQILAEVAALLANSGILLGSRRGTQIDAHDLVIRLNNARVAGFARNVGAQTGISFVNSNILHRCAVRSAVTTPGCGCHTYGRTVPLAMYVCQPAHLLDALICNATATPESPFPLLVIDARLGALCARIAKYYSMRCFVAATGQPPSNWTRSHDERYFHYLSALQAVVMVLGACEVR